The region ATGCCATGAAAGGAGATTATGTACAATCTGTAAGCACCTCGATACAGAAAGAAGATTTTCAGCAGAAAAACCTTTCCTATTTTATGCAGGCTTTTGGAGATTATAATCTTGCAGAGCAGTATCAAAATCTGGATTTATATAATCAGTCGAAAAAAATCATTAGCCGGCTTCTGTGTGATCAGCATCTTTTGAAAAGTAATGATCCACGCCTAAAAATCACGATCGCCAAACTTTATCAGCTTCAGGCGCTTAACTTCGGAATCAACAGAGAGTATAAGGATGCTTTACAATATCTCAACAAAAGTGACCAATATATCAATAATAGCAACGAAGAAAATATTATAACAAAAATTGAGAACAAGATTTTCCGTTCTACCTACCTGATAAAACTGAACCGTTTAGAAGAGTCTAAAAAACTGATCGACAGTTTAATTTATAGTCTTGAAAAATATAAAGACCGTCCATTTTTATTAGGATTTGCTTATGAAACCTTATCCCGCTATTATTTCTTTAAGCAGGATTATAAAACATCAGTTGCCCAATCAGAAATGGCACTTTCGCAAATTGAAAACCTCCCCTTTAACAATTTAAAAATCAAAATTTTTGAATCCTTATCCAGAAATTATTTTACCTTGCACGACAATGCAAAATACCATCAGTATAATAAACTTTACCTGGATTTAAAAACAAAGGAAGATTCCAATACCAAAGAAGGAATACGGTATATTGTAAAGCTTGTAGAGACCAATCTGAATAAAAATACCGAATTCCAGAAACAGAAGTATTCCCAATCCTTTTGGATGTTGACCCTGATTTTGACCTTCCTTATTCTGGGATTACTCATTTATCTGATTATCATTAAAAACAAAAATAGAGACCTAAAAAAACAATTTGATTTTTTTGAAAAGCAAAGAAGACAGAAAATTGCCTCTTCTCTGCCGCTTATAAAAACAATTCCTTCTGTTGAAAAGAACCCGGAAAAAGATTCTAATAAAATTTCAAAGGAAAAAGAGGAAGAAATCCTTCAAAAGCTGGAAGAGTTTGAACAATCTGACCGGTTTTTGAACAAAAACATGTCCCTTTCCCTACTTTCTTCCCAAATGGAAGTCAATACAAAATACCTTTCAGAAGTCATTAACAGCAGCAAAGAAAAGAACTTCAACGGATACATTAATGAATTAAGAATCAATCACATTGCTCATTTATTACGAACCAATCCTACCTTTCTTAATTATAAGGTGAGCTATCTTGCAGAATATTCGGGTTTTTCTTCACACAGTACATTTACAACCGTATTCAAATCGATTACAGGAATGTCGCCCAATGCTTATATTCAGGAAATCAGTAAAAGTAAATCTTTATGAAGTTCATTATAAAACTATTTTCGTTCTTGTTACTGAGCCTTTGTATTTCTTTAAATGCTCAAAAAGCTATCGGCGATTCTCTGATGAAAAAAGCCTATAATGAAATCTATGACAACCCGGACAACAGTATTAAAATCGGAAAAGATCTATTAAAAAAAGATAATGACATCAATACTTCCATCAGGATTTACATGCTGCTTTCCACAGCCAATATTGCCAAGAGAAATTTTGATGAATCTTTAAAATACATTTTAAAAGCCAAAGAGCTTTCTCAAAAAACAAACGATGCTAAAAACCAGGCAAGTGTCCTCATTGCTGTTGCGATACAGTACCAGCAAATGGAACTTTTCAGCAAAAGCCTTGAAACCCTGAACGAAGCAGACGTCTATTTAGCAAAACTCCCTGAAGATTCCCCTGAAAAACATGTAGAAACCGCGAGAAGCTATGCAATACGAGGCATGATCTACAAAAGCCAGTCAAACTCAGAAATTGCTCTCGAAAAATTCTTAATTTCTCTGCAAAATTTTGAAAAAGTACCGGTAAAGAAAATCACCTACTCCAATGTAAGCGTGGTATATTATAATATTGGTTATTGCTACTTGAACTTAAATCAAATTGAAAAAGCACAACAGGCATTTTCAGAATCGATAGAATACGCACAAAAAAACCATGCCAAAAGTCTTGAAGCCTTTGCTCTGAAAGGAATGTCTGAAGTACATAAGCAAAAACATGAATATCAGACTGCTATTAATCTGTTACAAAAAGCTGAGAATCTTAGCAAAAACACGGGAGACATTGTCCTCAACGAAGGAATTTATAAAGAAATGTCGGATAATTATCTGGCTTTAAGAAAACAGGATCTTTACCAGTTCTATCATAGAAAATATTTTGAAATGAACTTCAAAAGAAAGGAAAATGAGCTAATCTCCATCAATCAGGTTATTGACAATCATAATAAAGATACTTCCATTAAAAATAAAGAGGTCAAATCTTATTACATCTATTTAATGATTGCTGCATGTGTTGTAAGTTTAATGATTGTAGGATTTTTTATATACCTGATCTTAAAAATAAAAAAGCAGAATAGAAGATATCAAAAAGAAATACAGCATATTATACGTGCTTCATAACAAAAAAGCATTCCGGTTTCGGAATGCTTTTTAATTTTTTATAATACAAATCTATTTACCAATAGCTTCAGTAATCGGATTTCCTACATTTCCACTAGGAAACTGAATTTTCAGTAAAGACGAAACTGTAGGAGCAATATCAGTCATATAATAAGGCT is a window of Candidatus Chryseobacterium colombiense DNA encoding:
- a CDS encoding AraC family transcriptional regulator, which gives rise to MPKNKGNLLLLLLIFWSIVTNGQSGPDFSILADKAFQKLYQNPDDCISYSQSLLLSDQNIEHKIVLQNIISQAYAMKGDYVQSVSTSIQKEDFQQKNLSYFMQAFGDYNLAEQYQNLDLYNQSKKIISRLLCDQHLLKSNDPRLKITIAKLYQLQALNFGINREYKDALQYLNKSDQYINNSNEENIITKIENKIFRSTYLIKLNRLEESKKLIDSLIYSLEKYKDRPFLLGFAYETLSRYYFFKQDYKTSVAQSEMALSQIENLPFNNLKIKIFESLSRNYFTLHDNAKYHQYNKLYLDLKTKEDSNTKEGIRYIVKLVETNLNKNTEFQKQKYSQSFWMLTLILTFLILGLLIYLIIIKNKNRDLKKQFDFFEKQRRQKIASSLPLIKTIPSVEKNPEKDSNKISKEKEEEILQKLEEFEQSDRFLNKNMSLSLLSSQMEVNTKYLSEVINSSKEKNFNGYINELRINHIAHLLRTNPTFLNYKVSYLAEYSGFSSHSTFTTVFKSITGMSPNAYIQEISKSKSL
- a CDS encoding tetratricopeptide repeat protein, which encodes MKFIIKLFSFLLLSLCISLNAQKAIGDSLMKKAYNEIYDNPDNSIKIGKDLLKKDNDINTSIRIYMLLSTANIAKRNFDESLKYILKAKELSQKTNDAKNQASVLIAVAIQYQQMELFSKSLETLNEADVYLAKLPEDSPEKHVETARSYAIRGMIYKSQSNSEIALEKFLISLQNFEKVPVKKITYSNVSVVYYNIGYCYLNLNQIEKAQQAFSESIEYAQKNHAKSLEAFALKGMSEVHKQKHEYQTAINLLQKAENLSKNTGDIVLNEGIYKEMSDNYLALRKQDLYQFYHRKYFEMNFKRKENELISINQVIDNHNKDTSIKNKEVKSYYIYLMIAACVVSLMIVGFFIYLILKIKKQNRRYQKEIQHIIRAS